In Oscillatoria sp. FACHB-1407, the sequence GGTCATTGCCCCACTTGTCCAAAATATCTTTGACTAATGCCTCTTCGATCCAGGTCTTTGCCACAACCGTTAACGGCAACGCCAGCAATAACCCCAAAAAACCAAAGAAACTGGCAAAGAAAATCTGAGCCGCCAGAGTCAATGCTGGGAGCAAAGACACCTGTTGTTGCATCACGGTCGGCGTTAAATAATATGCTTCAATCTGCTGGATGATCAGATAAAGCCCAATCACAAACAATGCCTTCCAGGGTGCATCCAGCAGAGCCACCGTCAGCGGAAAGACAATACTGAGGGTAGGACCAATGTTGGGAATGAAGTTCAACAACCCTGCTAGCAGTGCGTGCGCCAGGATGAATTCAATTTGCAAGACCCACAATCCGATAAAGCTGAGTAATGCGACAAAAGAAGAACTAATCAGCAACCCGCTGATCCAGTTCCCTAAAGACACCTCGCATTTCACCAGGATCTCGTCGGCGCGGCGGCGATAAAACGAGGGAAATAGTTTGAGGAAGGTAAAGCGATAAGCCGTTGGGTTCGCTAACAACATGATGGTGAGCACAATCACCACTAGCAACTCCAACAGTGCGTTGAGTGAGTTGGAAAAGAACTCGAAGAAGTTCCCCAAAATATTTCTTACTAAAGGCTGAAGCTGCTGGGTCAAAGAAGTCAGGTCAGTAGGCAACTCTAAAATAGGAAACC encodes:
- a CDS encoding AI-2E family transporter; the encoded protein is MKLGQWLGFLCLVIALVVLWQIRQMLLLVFAAVVLATALNSLARRLQKSGMSRRAAVPLALSIVVVVMLLFLGLIVPPFIDQFLQLVRLLPEAVTEISFRLEQFIEQRPPWFPILELPTDLTSLTQQLQPLVRNILGNFFEFFSNSLNALLELLVVIVLTIMLLANPTAYRFTFLKLFPSFYRRRADEILVKCEVSLGNWISGLLISSSFVALLSFIGLWVLQIEFILAHALLAGLLNFIPNIGPTLSIVFPLTVALLDAPWKALFVIGLYLIIQQIEAYYLTPTVMQQQVSLLPALTLAAQIFFASFFGFLGLLLALPLTVVAKTWIEEALVKDILDKWGNDRLETVPASVAQDNSSSGAIVEPDITAAPIPTEALPPIDRADDA